A genomic region of Chiroxiphia lanceolata isolate bChiLan1 chromosome 31, bChiLan1.pri, whole genome shotgun sequence contains the following coding sequences:
- the HSD17B10 gene encoding 3-hydroxyacyl-CoA dehydrogenase type-2, producing the protein MAAIRSVKGLVALVTGGGSGLGRATVERLLERGARVVLLDLPASPGGQLAKDLGDHCAFAAADVTCPSQVGAALGMARERFGRLDLAVNCAGIGIAVKTYNSKKDKVHDLEDFQRVINVNLVGTFNVIRLSAQLMSQNQPDPDGHRGLVVNTASVAAFEGQVGQAAYSASKGGIVGMTLPIARDLAPLGIRVVTIAPGLFSTPLLAGLPERVRTFLGQQVPFPSRLGDPAEFAHLVQALAENPMINGEVVRLDGALRMQP; encoded by the exons ATGGCGGCGATTCGCAGCGTGAAG GGTCTGGTGGCGCTGGTGACGGGCGGGGGCTCCGGGCTGGGCCGGGCCACGGTGGAGCGGCTGCTGGAGCGGGGGGCGCGCGTGGTGCTGCTGGACCTGCCCGCGTCCCCCGGGGGGCAACTGGCCAAGGACCTGGGCGACCACTGCGCCTTCGCCGCCGCGGAC gtAACGTGCCCGTCCCAGGTGGGCGCGGCGCTGGGCATGGCCCGGGAGCGGTTCGGGCGCCTGGACCTGGCCGTGAACTGCGCCGGGATCGGCATCGCCGTCAAGACCTATAACAGCAAGAAGGACAAAGTGCACGACCTGGAGGATTTCCAGAGGGTCATCAAC gtGAACCTGGTGGGCACGTTCAACGTGATCCGGCTCAGTGCCCAGCTGATGAGCCAGAACCAGCCCGACCCCGACGGGCACCGCGGGCTCGTGGTCAACACCGCCAGCGTGGCCGCCTTCGAGGGGCAG GTGGGGCAGGCGGCCTATTCGGCCTCCAAGGGCGGCATCGTGGGCATGACCCTGCCCATCGCGCGGGACCTGGCGCCGCTCGGCATCCGCGTGGTCACCATCGCGCCCG GGCTGTTCTCCACCCCGCTCCTGGCGGGGCTGCCCGAGCGGGTCCGGACCTTCCTGGGGCAGCAGGTGCCGTTCCCATCGCGCCTCGGGGACCCCGCCGAGTTTGCCCACCTGGTGCAGGCGCTGGCCGAGAACCCCATGATCAACGGCGAGGTCGTGAGGCTGGACGGGGCCCTGCGGATGCAGCCCTGA